A window of Bombina bombina isolate aBomBom1 chromosome 5, aBomBom1.pri, whole genome shotgun sequence genomic DNA:
ccatccatctatctatctatctatctatctatctatctatctatctatctatctatctatctatctatctatctatctatctatatatccatctttctaattttctatcgatctatctatctatctatctatctatctatctatctatctatctatctatttaactatctatctttctatctatctttttctttctttctttctttctttctttctttctttctttctttctttctttctttctttctttctttatttctttctttctttctttctttctttctttctttcatcgatcaatcaatctatcatctatttcTATAATACACTACCTTCTTTTATATTATTCCTAATCTTAATAAACATATAATTATTATAAGAAAAACTAAATAACACGTTTTCTCTTTCAAAACTGTATGATATATGAATTTGTTTAATTATTAATGTCTATCACTATATCCAATTAATTGGGATAATTTAATAGTCGATTTATTGTAATTTAAGGATGTTTTCTACAAAATGCCtaatacaaatatgttttttttttttttttctttctagataaacctttaatCGTTTTTTTGCAACTAGAATAGATAGACCGGATTGTTGACTCTGGTTTGAATCTGGTCAGGCAAGAGGTCTGTGTTTGCTCACACATTGTATTCCTATAGCAAACAGAGGATAGCAGGAAGTGTATGTGTTATTTTGATTATTACCTGTGTGTTTTGGACTGGTCCTCTCTGTAGATTTTTCGTTGTTGAGGTTTCCCAGGTTTGCTGTTAATAGGGGCGCTTGGTGATGGGCCTGGATGTGGTGGTGATTGTGATGATGGTTTACACCTAACAACGACCTCATATTTATTAAGGAACTCTGAGTGAGGAAAGCTCCATTTGTCCAGTTGTGGAATTTGCCTATTTGGCAAGTGTATAGTCCATGGCTAGGGAGGAAAGCCGGGTGTTGTATGGGTGAAGATGTGTGGTTAACTTGGGTTGGAGGAGGAGAAGACTTGAGCGCCCCATCAGGACTTGTAGCAGTTTCTGCCAATGACCAAATTTTTGGTTTATTGTGAGGTGGTACTTGTAAATTACCCTGGCCTCCAGGGCTCACTATTCTGGTAGTGTTATTTTCAGAGTTTTCTTTTACAAGTGACAAAGATTCTTTCGATTTAAGTCCATCAGATACAGGCAAAATAACATCATCTTTTTTCAAACTTTCTTTCTCATTTTGTCTTAAGTGCTCTGGTTTCTCATCCTCTTCCTCGTTGCTCTGTTCCCCATCATTATCATCTATTTTATCAATATCTATGCTCTCCAAATCGATTTCCTCATCATCTTCATTTTTATCATGGTCCCCTTCATTGTCACTTCCAAACAGATGGTCATCTTCTTTACTCCTGGAGCCCCAGGTCACCTTATTCTCTTTTTTCAGTCTCCTCCTGGCGTTGGCAAACCAGGTGGAGACCTGGGTGAGGGTCATCTTGGTGATAATGGCCAGCATGATCTTCTCACCTTTGGTAGGGTAAGGGTTCTTCCTGTGTTCATTCAGCCAGGCCTTCAACGTGCTGGTGCTTTCCCTAGTGGCATTTTTAGGCCGACCAGGATCTCCATATTGGAACTGTCCATAAGGATAATAACCTGGGGCAGTGTGAGCAGCAAAAGTAGCAGGGTGGACTCCAGGATTATCCTTTAGTTCATACTGTGACCCCTGGAAAATATACACAAAAGAAGCACATTAATCCTCAGATTATATACATAGACAGCAATATTGTATTTTCAAAGGTGCAGACCTATTTGCCTTACATAGTGcagcaacaaaaatatataaataataaaaaaaaatctgaatcagcTTAAAGTCTAAACAGCAGTGCCCTAAAATCCCGGAAGATCTGCCCTTCTATCAGAAAAAGCAACGATGGGGCTTCATTGAAATTTGCTAGCCTTGaacatattttgtttttctatttctgGAAACATTTAATAAGGTTTTGCACCCCCGCATCACACGGTATGTTTGCAGTGACCTATCTTTGAATAATGTCCTATCTGCAGGTAGACATTTATCTTGCAGCAGCTCTATACAGAGATGCAGCAAGTCAATTCTAGActaagaatatttaaatatgccatTGAATCTCactaatttatctttttatttatggcAGTGATAATAATATTTATACATCACTGGGAAGGAACGTGTTTCCCCTGAACAAACAAGAATATCATTTTTAAATTGCAGTTTGAACAGGTGCGATACAGTTTAGCTCATTGGACCAATTTGTACagcatacaatatatatgtgtacatgtctatatatatatatatatatatagatatatatatgtgtgtgtgtgtgtatatatatatatatatacacacataaaaaatcttacattaaaattaaatatattatacactgacttgtttgtattatattttcccTATTGCAATGATTGCTGTATTGCAGTGTTTACTAAAATTGCTTTATCCCAAATATTGTGTTTGGCCTAAGGAAAACAACTGTAGTTTTTAGAGTTGTAAAAtgcttaatttgtttttaaacacaATGATTTTTCTTCCCTAAGCAATAAAATAGAAAGTCAAACAATTCCATCAGGTGTTGTGGTAAATAACATGTAATCTTTATAATAACCTCATTAGGCCTCATTACTATTCTACACTCTTTAGGTGACTGGATTTACGTTTCCTTCAAAATAAGATGTatcaaatagaaaacaaaaagGTTCTTATAAACGAAATAAACATATAAGACTATATATAACATCAGCACGTGTATACAAGAAAAAAGACGTATAAAGagtgatatatacagatttatttaaataaatatatgtattcattttAGAATGCACAAATTCAAAAACTAGAAACTATTTTAATATTTAAGTGTTTGCTCCAATAAAGAACAAATAATTTACCATTAAAAATTAGAATTGTTAGAATATTAGGATGCAACATAttgataattaatttaaaaaaaacaatttaattgtttttaagagTTGTGTTTTAATAGATAGGTTGCTGTAAAAATACTATAGTTTATTGCACGCACCCTGCAGAGAATATTTAAGAGGCCACTTATAAATCTTTCAGCAAGTCAATGAAAAGCTTAATGCATTATCTAAACATAAGGCAAAGGCTGCATCTTTTCATATTAAATGGAATaataatgcatatatgtttatcaaTTAACCTAATATATTATAGCTGCACAAGTATTTACGTTTGTTTTCGCCTGTTTAATTGCAAAGTCAAAATAAATACTACAATTACCAAAAACACTATCTTCATAGTAAACAGAAATCTGTTGAATGTTCTAAACACATATGGTCAGAAACCCATAATTTAATTTGTAGCAAGAAcctacagtatttaaaaaaaaaaaatcacatatgcaTATGCCTTGAAACTATTTACATTAGGCATATttgttatcaaatatattttttttttacttgaaacaTATGAGTTTATGCTTAAACACAGTACACCAGGAAGTGATCTACTCGTATTTGTTTTCTGATCATTTGCAAAATATGGATAAGCAATTGAGTCAAATGGAAGGTACTGATCTGAGACCTAAAGCCAACAAGGAAACCACTGATTtgtttaatgtattattattataattttgtaaAGCAGCATTATTGTTTGGTCcttggagaaaaacaaaacaaaaaactttacatctaacacaagaaaaaaaagccctacacAGAAGCTAGAATCTGCTTGTTACTGCATGGTTATACCCTGGGGAAATAATTCTACTTGCTGTGctaacactacattttttttttatttagagcatGAGTGATTCTTCTCTCTCTATTATTTTCTTCTTAATGTTATTTTTAACTGGATGATCTCACAATTACCAGAGTAAACATATTAGTTAACACTGCCAGCCGAAATTATTATTCCACGGGCACAAAAGTTCTTGTATACTATTCCAGCCCTATAAAACTTATAATATCTcataaaaaagttgt
This region includes:
- the IRX1 gene encoding iroquois-class homeodomain protein IRX-1; translation: MSFPQLGYPQYLSAGQAAVYGGERPGVLAAAAAAAAAAAAAGTGRPAGAELGSSASTAAVTSVLGMYANPYGAHNYSAFLPYTTDLTLFSQMGSQYELKDNPGVHPATFAAHTAPGYYPYGQFQYGDPGRPKNATRESTSTLKAWLNEHRKNPYPTKGEKIMLAIITKMTLTQVSTWFANARRRLKKENKVTWGSRSKEDDHLFGSDNEGDHDKNEDDEEIDLESIDIDKIDDNDGEQSNEEEDEKPEHLRQNEKESLKKDDVILPVSDGLKSKESLSLVKENSENNTTRIVSPGGQGNLQVPPHNKPKIWSLAETATSPDGALKSSPPPTQVNHTSSPIQHPAFLPSHGLYTCQIGKFHNWTNGAFLTQSSLINMRSLLGVNHHHNHHHIQAHHQAPLLTANLGNLNNEKSTERTSPKHTERENSSASDSPPQLKSSFQTVRENSLSQQEGNPRILTALPSA